From one Lolium rigidum isolate FL_2022 chromosome 4, APGP_CSIRO_Lrig_0.1, whole genome shotgun sequence genomic stretch:
- the LOC124705611 gene encoding fasciclin-like arabinogalactan protein 4 codes for MRRQISRLVLLLLVAVVAGLLAPQAAAVDVEAVLAPFPDLKGFARLLASSPVARELAGRSSLTLLAVPDRYLPQSPSAFAAAAGADLADVLRYHVLLEYISPADLRRLPAYGKLVTTLFQTTGRASADLGAVNVTFTGPNNSLGVIRSPAPFPASNATVLGAVTSVPYNLSVLAVSGLIVPSGFDLAASDARPTGAGPVNITRVLADARGFNVAASMLEASGVAEEFEGDERGAGITVFVPTDEAFASVPAGDRLQSLPADRKAVVLRFHVLHSYYPLGSLESIVNPLQPTLATEYASQAGRFTLNITRFNGSVAIDTGVVQATITRTVFDQNPVAVFAVSKVLLPKEMFARTGPGGDSAVVAAAAGTPPPASMPPQPDEGERTPPTKLSAPPGNYTTSLAASSSSSAKTICWSCIALLYLVLPMLLLLPTV; via the coding sequence ATGCGGAGGCAGATCtcccgcctcgtcctcctcctcctcgtcgcggtGGTGGCCGGGCTGCTCGCGCCGCAGGCCGCCGCGGTGGACGTGGAGGCGGTGCTCGCGCCGTTCCCCGACCTCAAGGGCTTCGCGCGGCTGCTCGCGTCCAGCCCCGTGGCGCGGGAGCTGGCGGGCCGGTCCTCCCTGACGCTGCTCGCCGTCCCGGACCGCTACCTCCCGCAGTCGCCGTCGGCGTTCGCGGCCGCCGCGGGGGCCGACCTCGCCGACGTGCTCCGCTACCACGTCCTCCTCGAGTACATCTCGCCCGCggacctccgccgcctcccggccTACGGAAAGCTCGTCACCACGCTGTTCCAGACCACCGGCCGCGCCTCCGCCGACCTGGGCGCCGTCAACGTCACCTTCACCGGTCCAAACAACAGCCTCGGCGTCATCCGCTCGCCGGCCCCGTTCCCGGCCTCGAACGCCACGGTCCTCGGCGCCGTCACCTCCGTCCCCTACAACCTGAGCGTGCTCGCGGTGAGCGGCCTCATCGTGCCGTCCGGCTTCGACCTGGCGGCCTCCGACGCCCGCCCCACCGGCGCCGGCCCGGTGAACATCACGCGGGTCCTCGCGGACGCGCGCGGCTTCAACGTGGCGGCGTCGATGCTGGAGGCCTCGGGCGTGGCGGAGGAGTTCGAGGGCGACGAGCGCGGGGCGGGGATCACGGTGTTCGTGCCCACCGACGAGGCCTTCGCGAGCGTGCCGGCGGGCGACCGGCTCCAGTCCCTCCCCGCGGACCGCAAGGCCGTGGTGCTCCGCTTCCACGTCCTCCACTCCTACTACCCGCTGGGGTCGCTGGAGTCCATCGTCAACCCGCTCCAGCCCACGCTCGCCACCGAGTACGCCAGCCAGGCGGGCCGGTTCACCCTCAACATCACCCGGTTCAACGGCTCCGTCGCCATCGACACGGGCGTCGTGCAGGCCACCATCACGCGCACGGTCTTCGACCAGAACCCCGTCGCCGTGTTCGCGGTCTCCAAGGTGCTGCTGCCCAAGGAGATGTTCGCCCGGACGGGCCCGGGCGGCGactccgccgtcgtcgccgccgccgccgggacccCGCCGCCCGCGTCGATGCCGCCCCAGCCGGACGAGGGCGAGCGGACGCCGCCCACCAAGCTGTCCGCGCCGCCCGGGAACTACACCACGTCGCtggcggcgtcgtcctcgtcgtcggcgaagaCGATCTGCTGGTCCTGTATAGCGCTGTTGTATCTAGTACTGccaatgctgctgctgctgcctacgGTATGA